In Ananas comosus cultivar F153 linkage group 7, ASM154086v1, whole genome shotgun sequence, the sequence TTTAGGCAGGATTAATTATTTGGTTTATACGGGGTGCACAAAAATAGACGTCCATTAGGTGTTGTCTATGAATGGTGTAACATTCATACATATGTTTGTGAGAGTCACCAAATGTGCAAAGTAAACCCACAAAGCAACATCTACAGAATACATATAGTTTGGCTTGTTTTCGAAAAAACTAGCAGGCATCGCCTATCAACATACTAGATGGTACCATGTCATAACACTATGAAAAACAGTAGAAACACCGAAATATATCACACGTTTGTGATATGGGTTTTAGGAAGTACCTTTCATAGCCAACTCCTTCGCTCTTGCATATTCTGTTGACATTTTCTTGAGTGTTTTGAGTTCTAATTCTGCTCCCTAAAAATTGAGGATCATGGCAAATTGGCAATCAACTGGACTGCCAAGAGcccttcaaatttaaaagaaaggaaaaatactCTGAAGTTATATATAACGATTGcagcaaaagaaaaaatcatGTTGATAGACTTTTACTTATCAGGTACCACAACTCGGCACTTTTACTAAATACTCTTCCACATTCCTAAAATAAATCCTAATATCTTCTTTCGTATAGTAGCATTTTAAAGCTCATATAGAAACAGTAGCATGCAAAATCTATGAACATTCAATAAGTATAGCTACCCAAATTACAACAATCAAATATCACTAAAAACCTATCCCTGTTTTATGCCAACAAGATATTAAATAACCATGTCTACGTGAATAATATGACTAGACTGAGAGACCCTCTTCAAAGCAAATGAAAAACTTACAAGGTCCATGTTCAGATAACTCTCGATCTGAGAATTTGCAAACAATCTGTTGAACAACAAGAGTTAAATAAGTTGTGCAAGTATAATATCATATGCACTTCATTATGtaaactagagagctaatgcaTAACATCAAGCAAAAACTAACATTAGTGAGATACCTGTCAAATGCAATCCGTGCACGCTTATTCTGTAATTTGGCTATTTCCTCAACCCTTTGAGTCACAGAGCAACCAAGTATATCAACAAAGCCAAATAGAAACATAGTTTTCTCAAGCATCCTTTTGACAACAGCGGGCACAACACCGATGCCATTTTCCTTCGCATCAATAACCAGTTCTTTGAGCCTCTTCAATTCCCCTGTTACAACAAAATAAGACAATGCAAAAAAAGAGGAAACACAAGAATTTCTCATCTGTTTAAAGAACGGTTTTATGTAACATTTGACCTACTGGTAGAAGCCCTCATATCTGAAGAACGaactaaaatataaatgcattaacaagggaaaaaaaaataacaataatggATCAAGGAAAATGGTATGTTGAAGTTATACCGAGAGACAAATAAATCTTGAAACAAGGCTTGCACGGTTGAGTCTCATAAAGACAGTAGAGGCAATAGAGCCCACCCAATCTCTGTGATAAAGCACCGAAAGAAGCCATATAacctaaataaagaaaaacaattGCAATTAGCTTCAGCAAAGAAGAAACAGTACTAGCATCAGAAATTACACATTCTCTAACTGTTCTTAACATATTAAAGTGCTGATGCTCGTCTTTAACCCACAGCTTACCGATCGAATGTGCATAGAGGGATTGCATGAAAAAGGCTGAGTTGGAAGTAGGtttagcttcataaatgtaggaaaatttttttgccaGCCATACTCTCTTCATATCCGCCAACGTAGTGCACTTTTCCTAGCAATTATTGCAATAGAACCATTACAGACCCAGCACAAAAATTAAATAGGTCAGATCCCAGGAGAATTGTAAAGCAAAGGAAATAGCCTACTACCTCACAGAATTCATCAAGCAGCTCATCAATATCCAGCTTGAAAGGCGTAAGATCCATATGATCACCAGAAAGGTTACTCGCTATAGTTTCATGCAATTATCATCAGGACTACAAAAATTAGGTATTAGGTTCAAGAACCATAACATCACCACATACATAGGTTAGTTGCTATAGAATATTCTCctctaaatattaaaaaaaaaaaaaaaaatcaaatgtgTCCATTTGCGTTAGTGGATCATTTAAAACAGATTTTTTCTCAACAAATGGCCATTCTACTCTTAAAGAAAATATCATTTAAAATACTTCTACGCTATCTCTCATCCACATccaaaaaatacttattttttcaaGGGCATAACAGCTAACTCATAATGGCGAGGAATTAGCGATCAACTAATGGTAGTCAATTGGAAGGGATAGATGAGCAAAACTATAGAGGGATACATATAAGAATTATCAACCATAAATTtacgctctctccctctctctctctctaacagcTTAACAGCTATATTCTGATTTAAGGGCGTGCAATAAGCACGTAACCTACACTTGCTCTACAAAAGCACAAAGAGGAACAGTAATCAAATGGTTAGATCGTAATTAGCATGATAGCAATTGTACCTCTGTTTGCGCTAGTGGATTTAGGGCACGGGACGCCGCGAGCTCCGCCGCTACCGATCTAGTGTAAGAGTTTGGAGGAGAGacgaggagaaagagagagagagagaggaagggctTTTAGGAGGTGGAGCGTATGAGAATTGAGAGCtcgagggtttagggtttggtggagagcgagagcgagagcgagggGAAGGAGGAGACATCCGAAGAAAAAGACGAGGAGGGGAAAGCGCGGGCTCTCTTTCGGCTTTTAACGGGCCCTGAGCTGAAAACGTCGACTGTTTGGGCCGGGTCTACAAATTATGGgcccaattttaatttttcgatcGATCTGGTGTAAAATAGATTGGGCTTATATTGGCCCGGTTAAACATTGGACCTTCGGGTTAGATATTTATTAGTTCTTTTCAATTATCATAATTATTCTAtttacaattttcttttctacGCATGCTAGCAAATTTCTACACCATGTGTATTAGTCTAATATTAAGAGAAACGCTAAGTCTACAATCTTGGGAGTTTAATCCTTCTAACCCCCAATCCTATAGCCAAAAGAATTTTCTCGATCCTTTTGGTTTTTAGTTAAGAACAGAAAAAATATGAGACGAGTTCATATTACAACACTAAAAGTGTTGCAGAAGTAGCAGCACTCTAATATTAATGATCAGCATAATTACATATTCACAAAATCAAAAGAAACCTCTATTACGTAGAAATGAGGAGGATAAACACTACACGAAAAACACAAACAGCAACAAAAGTGAACACCCAATTAAACGTAACATGCAATGTCCTCCTCAAACCCTGACACACCCCCAACCCCAACTAGTTGTTCTTCTCTTGAGTATAAATGTAGTCAGTGTGGGCAGTAAGAGTTCTTCTCATCAGGCATTCCTCTTCTCCATCTCCTTCGCATCCCTCCATTCCCTGCatgaacttaaaaaataaataaaaattaaaataagaacaCCTGCATCAGCTATATACTCGTAGAATTACGGACACTAACAATTTTCATGAATATTAGGAACACATGTCACCTCGAAAGGGCTCTTTTGTGGCTCCATTGGTTCAATCCTAGAAGATTGGGTGAGGGAGACAAAGAGGAGAAGGGCAATAAACACAGGTGTAATTTTCTTGCACATATTTGGTTTGTGAACTGGAGAGGAAAGAAGAGGATCGTAAGGGAAGGTTATTAATAGGTGGGTGAAGTTTATAGGATTTGGTATTTAATGTGAAGATATATGGTATTTAATATTGGATCTAATTTGTAGTCCTTTGTTGCCTCAAAATAGTAAGAGGCCGAATCTCCTCCTCGTAGAAGATTTGCGGCTATTATGAGGCCATGAGAATCTGCTACGGACTGTGGATAATCCTCCTCGTCTTCCCTGCGTTCAAACATGAATTTAATGCTGGGCGTTTAATTCTATAAGTTTCAACAATTAGAAAGATATAATTAGTCATTAAGATGTACAGATCTCGCGCCAGATTGTGTGAGTGAGTCTactagtttaaaataaaaacaaaaaaaaaaaaaaaaatcaaagcaacTTACTTTTGGGCCTCGGCCCAAGGATATGTTCGACTCTGGGTTGGGCCGAATCATTTATAGATTAGTCAAAACTTTACATACAACTTATCAGGCTTGGCCCGTAGGGTTTGAAGGGACGGCCCAATTTTGGCCCACGAAATTTAAAGCAACGCCCTGACACTTAAAAGAGAGACGACAACCATGTACCTGGTGCATCAAAGCTCCTGTGCACCACAGTCTTTTTGGCGGAAACCGAGTttttattaggaaaaacttcaaaaaaggtttcatagtttctcactttgccctcatgtggtttaaaatgtatcaaattgcccccctgtgatttcgtttttatctttttggtagctttttcgttaatatttcattcaattatatacaaaaaacttcaaataccatctagatttatcaaatattcactttagtactctttaattttaactttatcactgatttaagaaaaaataaataataaaattgttaagaaaaagagaaaaaagaaaccacagaaggggcaaattgatatattttaaaccacgggggggcaaagtgaaaaactacgaaaccacgtGAAGggcttttgaagtttttcctttttattatgCCAAAAAGCACGAGTTATGGCTCTTCTTTGGAGTGCAAACCCCTTTATAGAAATGACTCCCGATTTTAATATATCGAACTAATCCGCTTTTATAAACTATTGCAGAACTTCTTATTAAATTGTTACTAGAAGATAGTGCTAAATATAACATAAGAATTGAGTTATCACTATAATCtaattattaaacttttaaaaaataataataattttttatactttctaACATTACATTTCAACCAAAAATGATCTCAAATCTTGCCGTAAGGTGAATTATTGaatataaagtataaaatattattgtctAACATCTCGagttcttaaaaaataattatcattttttattagatttgatgAAATTATAGGAGATAATACGCTGGTCTCATCACGCGCGCATAATGCACCTGGTGCAAGTAAATATGCCCAGGTTATGATATGATATGGGAGTACGAAGCATGATATGGAGAACAGTTCCCTCCTTTGGTTCTCATCATGTCAGAGTTGTCACTCTTTATTCCCATCTATCATTACACCATTTATTATGTGCCCTCTCTCCTAACCCTAGTTTcatcatgagagagagagagagagagagagagagtgtgtgagagtgagtaaaaaaaaaaaagaaaggccaatttgcataaaaaatttacttattttaaacttttgtaaaatcgggccatctttttcgtttttgcaaattcggtccactttttcagcgaactgaccaaaatatccttattactttttcgctttcttctttctctctcctcttcatttctgtcgttcttttttttttctcgccgaaaaaaaagaggcggatggaccgtcgcctccctcctcaccctccttcttcaccgttgcttccctcctcaccctcctctccaccgcccgcgacccctcctcctctcccccgccgccgccgccgagcccacccccaccgtcgtctaACGTCTCTCGCTAGCCAACGGCCATGGCGCGGCGGCCCCATGGCAGTCGTTCACCGGTGTCTTCGTCCGCCGGACCCCTCGTCCGCCGCGCCAGTCGTCTCCAGCTGTCGCCGCGCGGCGAGGAAGAGGCTAGCAGAGTTCTCTACGCCGGCGCGGCTGGAGTGGAGCAACCCTATTGGCGGCCACCGCCGCGTGGTCGACGCGTCCGGGTCGCCCTGCTGCACTCGGCCATGATTCAAAGGCGGCCGACCTTCCAGCTGCTGATTTGGCAGTTCGCGGCGCGAGTCAAGCCCAGAATACGGCGCGGGCGCGCGCGTTGGAGGAGTTGGGCGGCGGCTGGGGAGGCCGCTGATACGCTAGGGTGTCCTGAGTGGGGGACGTGGCGCAGCGCGGTGCGGGCCGGGGTCCCGGCGGCCGGGGCCGTGCAACGACGCCGCGGCGGCAGGGAATAGCGCGCTGCACAGGTGCTTTCATTCTTCTCTTATGTGTAATGGTGACCATTGCATATACCTTAATGGAGTAATGGGCTGCTCATTACTGTGTATGGTGCAGATGGTGCCACCATACATCATTAAAGGGGCGTGGGCttggcgacggcgacggagacgacgggtGATGGACCGAGGAGACGACAGGTCGGGACCGGTGACGAGGGTCAGCAAGGGCAGTAAGGGCGATTGTAGGAGACGACGGTGACGAGTGCGTCTTTGGAAGGGCGGGACGTGGCTCGGCGAccgcgacggcgacggagacaaCGGTGGGGGGTTGGAGCTCGGCGAAGTGGCCGGCGTCTatatggagagagaggaggaggctCGGCGGCGGGGGGGCACTTCGCGTGAAGAGGGGAGACGATCGGGGCGACTCCATCGACTTGAGTCTTGACGAGGAGCTTGCTCCGCCCCTGAACTTCAGTGACGACGCGGGCGGCAGCGTTCGCCTGCTGGAGGCGGGAGGAGGAGGCGCAGGGCTTCACGGGGGCTTGAGTGAGGGCGACGAGGAGGTGAGGAGAGGCGcttgaggaggagaagaaaagaggacGGAGAGAAGAGGAGGCGAAACGACGCGTGGCGGATCGGGTCGTATGCGGCGCGGCGGGGGAGACGGAGAGAGGCGTTCGGACTTCGGACGGAGGAGCGGGCTCGGCGGCGGGTcgaaaagaacgaaaaaaaaaaataataacggAAGAAACGAAGAgtggagagaaagaggaaagagaaaaagtaataagggtattttggtcagtttactaaaaaaacggaccgaatctgcaaaaacgaaaaaagtgacccgattttacaaaagtccaaaataagtgaattttttatgcaaaaaggtcaaaaaaaaaaaaaaaaaaatgtaattcatATTACAAATACCAAGGCATGCTCACTTTAATTTCATGGGAAAACGAACCCCTTTCCAAAGAATTACATGTCACTGCATCATCTTCTTTTGCTAGTGGAGTAGAGAATCTCCTACCACTTTATACGTTGTTAATGATTAGTCGTGATGGGTCAAGTGAAATATAGGATTAATAAGAAAGGATTAGGTAATATGTTTTGTGGCCTTTGTAGGCTTAGTAAGCTCACAAGTTGCAAttattgtatatgtatatattttttatttctcaaaagaGTAGTAAATTTCTCTTCGCCCTTTattatttgtgaaaatttttttttttagagagataggtagcacgctactcgtttcgtttatttaatttaaaaataaatttagctgaaaatgtgaatcaattaggattcgaacttgagtctcgaatgtcaatcatcaaattctttgccacttgttgcGGTCGGTTATTACTTATTAGATTATTATCTTATTCTGCGGCGGGGGCAAAACCGGAAACTGAGCCCTTGCTTATAACTGAAATTTCTTTCCCGTAGATGATGTGTGTACCCTCATTATACGCGCTCGTAACTCATCATGCCTACCGCCACCCCCTCATCCCCGCGCTGCGTCGCCTTCTTCGCCAACCTCCGCTGCCACGACGGAAAtgcccacccccacccccaccccctgCCGAGGAGGACGAGCAGAGCCAAggggaattaattaattaattaattacttacaaGAGGGTATTTCGAGGATTAATTTCACGCTTGTTATATAAAGAGGCCATGCCAGGTATTGCTTGTTAGCAATCCCCTGTTCTATCGTACTACTTCTTTAGTACTCTTCTATATATGCTATTGCGAGtgttatatattatgtatgtactTATGAAGTTGCGTACAAATTCATTTCGTTGagttctctctttttctttttctttttttaaggcCAGATCGTAATCCAGTCAATATTTGGATATATAGCATTTGAACAGCCAATTTTTTTGCGTTCACCCATGCAGATTAAAACGTTtgaatgaaaaacaaaaattgtaaCATATAATGCAGGTAATCCGTAATATGGTTTGTGTTTTGCGTTGTAACTTGATATATAGACTCTTGTTTTGCACAAGATAATCTTATGCAGTTAATTTTTACTTAGAtgataaattttaagtatttgaaATTCGTGAATTACAATTGCACTTGATGGAAAGTGAACACTGCTTCTGAGGAGGATATGTGACTCTATGTAGATGCCATATTCTTTGAACGCATTATGAAGTTTGTAATAAAGAGAGTTTTCTAGAATTAGATGCATATCTTTGGGGCCAACCCAACCACGAGGAATCATTGAAATGCTTAGCCATCATGTTTTTATGCATATAAAAAATATCGGTGGATACTCTACTTTATCCGGCCTGGCCCAGAAAAAAGCCCAATGAATTTGGGCCCATGCCTGCGTAGATTCATTATAAATTTACTATGATAAGGGCCCGGTCCAAGTTAAATTAAAGTAAGGCCCCGGCCGTATGATTACGATGGACAAAATATCTATTGAactaaactatttgataaagaaGTGTGGAATATATATGATTGTCGAAAGGTAAAAAGAACTATATACGGTCCAAGCtttcaaacttttgatttttactatttgtttgatttggcTCACTAAACGGCACTTTGACTTTGACTATTTCGcttattttttatagatttcACTAGTAAACTTTAcgcaattctcgcaactataaattaattaaaataagtaCTGGTcttaaatttgaagtcaaaatatcgttgactgactcaaataaaacaaataaaaaagtcggatagtaaaattaaaattttgaaagatttagtagTCAAATCATAATGATCCATAACTTAGATAAATTTcacacgttttttttttttcatcaacaAAATAAGAAGTTAAGGAGGCTCCGAGTACTAAAAGATTGtacattaattattttacaaaaatataagcaagaacccttatttgtttgatttatataTGCAAGGACACACTTCGTTATTAACAGCTCTTGATAATTGATATACCACTTTTGTGCTACAATTTTTCAACATTGTAATGATAAAAGGAGTATGTACAGATCCAATAAAGAAATGTTATCAATCAAAAGTAGAACAGTAAAAagtctttttaaatttttcattaactttaatttattagtgACAGACGCCTCAACTAAAAGAGGTAGGTTAGGTGTGATCTATTTTCATGCGTGGAAAATATGGACCATTGAGCAGATGCATGAATTTAAGCAAGTTTCAGAAAAAGGAAACTTTATTTTcgtcagaaaaagaaaaaaaaaatatttaaaataaaacaaaaaggttCTGCTGGAACAATCAAATGATGGGACTGCTAATATGACTTATTTTCATCCCAAACTCTTGCATTAATGTTGTAGAACTTGATGAAAATCTAATTTAGGTGCAACatgatttataataatattctcTGCAAATTTCACatatagcctttggatcaaaatttCATGCTCACTCTTTAAATCAACCCCACTTTTTCTTGATTCTGATATACAGGTTTTCAGAATACAAATGTTTTCTTTTAGGTTTTGGGCTATTAGGTCCAGTGGAATACATAGATTTAAGCTATATTCAATTCATGAAGGTCAATGTGCTCAATGTGCTCATCTTACCTATCACTAGCTAGGCCACAATTTGGCCAACTTGGGATGCCACTGCTTTTGCTTTACAAGCTACCAGTCTCCTCCCCACTACATGATCTTCCTGTCTAAGCTTAAGAAAAAGCTACAAAACAAACTAAATCTTTAGCTTTGTATTTATCCGCATCTTCGGTATATCCTCAGAATTTTTTCCATATGTAAGCACCCACTCAAATATTGTTGTGCGCTTCCATTCAGAATTGAACTCAGGATCTTGTGCTCCAATCCACGTATATTTAATTTCCATCTGAACTAAAATATTGACTATATGAAAGTTTCAAGATGGAAggtttactaaatttaataattaggcTTGTCACTTTAATCAAAAACTAGGGTTCAATCtttctattaattatttttacaggCCTCACTGTTGCTGGCCAACTATAACCTTTGTTGGCCGCACACTGCTCTTCGTCTAAGCACTTGTACCGCTTATCTTTGTGCACACTTCTTTCCTAAGTCAAAAGGAAATAACTTTATCCTCTTTGTTTCGAAGTGTTCtaaactcaatatatatatatatatacattcggAGTCCGGTTAtgatacttgtaagttttctgTCATTAGATTtacttttttgattattttcatccattatattatactattcaagcAATCATCCACTTAATTCTAAATTGTCAATATCATTCTAACTGCATATTTCTTAATTCAAGAACCAAAAGCCTATAAGCATCAATAacttaatatttttcaaatcacTAAACCTTTGTTGGCGGCCCACTGCTCTTCCTCTAAGCACGCACTTATACAATTTTTCTTTGTGCATTCACTTCTTTCCTAAGTCAAAAGGAAACAACTTTATCCGCTTTGCTCCAAAGCATTCTGAATACAATATGTATACATTCGCGCCTACTTTAATTTGGCATCACTTTGGTTGTATCTCTGATCATATATGATCTCTACCGTACACGTGAGTGAGggtttttaagattaattttgaGTTGTTTGATTTCCATATGACTTGTCTTTTGGGAATTTCAAGCGCCAACTATAAGGTTGTCTAGTGCAATTAATGAAAATGCCGTTTTTTTGGCcatatattttatctaaaatCACTTAAAAGTTATTTTCTTAATCAATCAATCGGATATAATCTCATGCAATCATTGTGTATTGTTCGTAAGCTGAGCCGTTGGATTTAGAGAGTAATTGATCCGATTTCATCCACTCTGTTCCTTCGAGATTAagttaaaaccaaaaaaaaaagtaaaaaaagtggATCCCTCCCACAATTTTGTGTGCTTCTTTCCGGATCAACCATTTCTTTTTCCCAAACAAAGCGATATTCGTTTCATATCTATCCTTCGTCCGaggataaataatttttaataaagcAAAATCACCTTAATTAGGTCCCTAATgcatttattattataactataGGTCTTTCTCCATTTCCAAAGGTACTTAAATATTGCAGCACCTTTTGAACTTAAATAGCTTTCATCAAATattaattcataaaaatttaaatttgaattaaattgatGTGCTAAACTGGTAATGTAAATATGGCCACGCTGTTTCCAAACTTTGCAAATACCTAATTTTAGTACGTAACGCTCTCGACGCAGACAAAAACCACCCACCAATGGCGACGCGCCACGTCGGAATCCCACCGCGTGGCGGGACCCACTTGCGCGTTCCGTTCGCGCGCTATAAATACCAGTCCCCCTCCACGCCTTCCTTCCCTTTTCCCCTCCTTCCCTCTCTACCCCTCTCCGGCGCTCGTATTTACGGCCATGCCATTCTCCGTCGACGACGACGCGGCCCCGCTCCTCTCCCTCCCTTTCTCCCTCCTCGAACCCGACTTCGacttcgggttcgggttcaccCCGTGGCAGGACTCGCCCCCTCCTCCATGCGACCAAACCGGGCCTGGAACCGAACCGGAGCGGTCCCTCTCCCCGCCCGAGCCGGACCGGGCGGCGGGGCCGTCTCCGGCCGAGGAGCGCCGGCTCCGGCGCATGATCTCGAACCGCGAGTCGGCGCGCCGCTCCCGCATGCGGAAGAAGCGCCACCTCGAGGAGCTCCGGAGCCGCCTCGCGCGCCACCGCGCCGAGAACCGCGAGCTCGCCGCGCGGCTCGGTGACGCCGCCCACCTCTCCGCGCTCCTCCCCCGCAACTCCGACTGGCTCCGGGCCGAGTTCGCATCCCTCTGTCGCCCAAGGCCCCCCCTTTAGCGTGGGATCAAACCCTAGCGTCCCTCATCACCTAGAACGAAATTTTGGATTAGTCGAACCCTCTTATGTAAATTTCAAACAAAGATGAAACGAAATTGGAAGTAGTTCGCGGTCtcttttgaaacaaaaaaaaaaaaaaaaaaaaaaaaccggcgATATTTTTGGATGATGATTTGGGATAGACCGGAACAAACCCGGTTCCTCTATAACGCATCGCATCGCCCCGATAACTCTCTTCGAAATGCTATTTCCAGTTAAACGAAACCAAAAGCAAACCGGCGCGACGGTTTAAAGTTAAAGTTACGAAACATATCCGCTCACGAACGCAACTCGTTTGCAGTCACAGCATTGAGATTCGTGCACGATCAAAATGGGACGCATAGTATACGTAATGATGCTGATTAATTATTGACCATCCCACCTACCGTTTCTAGAGTAAAtcgcaaagggcttggtggttgatacctgagacctaagttcgaattctagttgattcacattttcaactaagtttatttctaaatgaaataaacgaagcggatagcgtattacctatctctaaaaaaaaaaaggatgccAAACGATAGAAATTTGTATATAGCGggaatttgaaaatatattgaATTCTATTTTTAAGGACGTGTTGTTGATAAATTTGCGCGTTCAATCCATAGTACTGCTTAACTTTGTTGGTACATAAACAATTTATGAGAGGCGAACAAATTTGCGCGTTCAATCCATAATACTGCTTAACTTTGTCGGTACATAAACAATTTATGAGGGGCGAACCTAAGCATTCGTGTTGTGCTTTATAAATTACTTAATTATCGATTTATACAATACGGAACATTCTGGCTGATTCACGTATGCTGTCGCAAATGTTGTGTAAATTTACTCATACACCACCTAACTTTTTAAAAAGCCAAAAGAATTACCTGTTTTCCAAAACAACTCATAAAAACTTCTAGAAGCGTTCATGAATCTATATATATCactgtattattatatatatgaatcaatAAAGGACTATTGTATTATAAATGCCCATGTATTGGTAACTCATAGAGATAGTAAGTTGAGAAATATGAgtgcttgaaataaatttttgtttcttcGAAGGAGAATTGGGCTTGATTAAGATgtaccatttttatttttattatatgcattATGTATCAATCAATCTTAATAATGTTTGGTGCCCATCGCAATCGCCACGTCTAAAGCAAAAGGCCATCCCTTTCACCCAAGGGAAATTTAGTCTCCAATGCTTTTGTTTTAAGCGGCGTATTATTTGGTTTTGGTGCACCTTTTCCTTTAATGTACCTCTCAGTGACCGCATTTAATTAGGGTGCGATCTCACACTTTTGGTCACTAATAAGAAAGTAAGAACAGGACATTTATATTCTCATTTCTCACTTTGTTGATAGGGAGAGATCGCAAAAAGTCTCTATTGTAAGAGTGTAACTACTagtaaaatggtaattttattatgaaataatattttaaataaattattattattattgtactttattagatattattattttataacaaataattgtgacagaaaaaaaaattccaagtCAGAGTtaaatagataaatttatttatatcaaaTATGTTTTACcgtataaattatttaatagagcaaaatatattttgagaaTTAGGTCGTGTAAGTCTCTTTTATGGGCTGAGATTCAATTTGTA encodes:
- the LOC109712655 gene encoding snRNA-activating protein complex subunit 1, translating into MDLTPFKLDIDELLDEFCEEKCTTLADMKRVWLAKKFSYIYEAKPTSNSAFFMQSLYAHSIGYMASFGALSQRLGGLYCLYCLYETQPCKPCFKIYLSLGELKRLKELVIDAKENGIGVVPAVVKRMLEKTMFLFGFVDILGCSVTQRVEEIAKLQNKRARIAFDRLFANSQIESYLNMDLGAELELKTLKKMSTEYARAKELAMKEASPAAEVEDVLHINENEKTACDTVESIVEQWEAQKDDFYKQTGISRHNEIVPADAFNEIEQLLEE
- the LOC109712722 gene encoding ocs element-binding factor 1-like translates to MPFSVDDDAAPLLSLPFSLLEPDFDFGFGFTPWQDSPPPPCDQTGPGTEPERSLSPPEPDRAAGPSPAEERRLRRMISNRESARRSRMRKKRHLEELRSRLARHRAENRELAARLGDAAHLSALLPRNSDWLRAEF